The genomic segment CTAAAATTAGCGGAATAGATTTAATTATTCCAGATCCGACTATTCCAAGTGAAAATGAACAGCATGGATACACAGTGATAGAAGCGAATTTCAATCCGGCTATGCATATGCATGCCTATGTATATAAAGGAAAAGGTCGACGGTTAACGATGGATGTACTAAACATGCTGTTTCCAGAATTAAACGAAGATGTTTCTAGTACAGGTAAGACTCATTAACAAAAAATAAGAGTCTTGTTGAATAGATAAAAAAGTGATAAAATTTAGTAATTGTTAGTTTGAACAAATAAGGGAGGACTAAATTAGAATGGAAAAAATGTATTTTGATCATGCTGCAACTAGTCCTGTTCACCCAGAAGCTATTGAAGTGGTTTATGAAGCAATGAAAAATCATTATGGTAATGCATCAAGCATTCATAATTATGGAAGAGACAGCCGTCGCATTGTAGATAATGCTCGGGTTGTTTTTGCTAAAAGTATAGGTGCTAAACCAAATGAAATTATTATTACTAGCGGTGGTACAGAATCAGATAATACAGCAATTATTGAAACAGCCTTAAAAAGACAACAAGAGGGTAAACATATTATTACGTCAATGGTAGAGCATCATGCTGTTTTGAGACCAATGGAATATTTAGAAACACTTGGATTTGAAGTGACTTATTTGCCGGTTGATGAAAAAGGGCAAGTTGATCCCAATCTGGTTAGAGCAAATTTAAGACCAGACACCATTTTAGTCTCAATCATGTATGCAAATAACGAGGTAGGAACTGTAATGGATATAGCTGAAATTGGCGCTGTCATTGATGAAAATGAATCAACAGCATACTTTCACACAGATGCTGTTCAAGCTTATGGAACAGAAGATATCGATGTTAAAAGAGACCATATTGATCTGCTTTCTGTTTCAGGACATAAAATCAATGGTCCTAAAGGAATTGGCTTTCTTTATGTCAATGAAACGATTCATTTACCAAGTTTTATGCTAGGTGGAGAACAAGAAAAAAAACACCGAGCTGGAACAGAAAATATTCCTGCCATTTCCGGTTTACAAAAAGCAGTTGAAATCAGTCAGCTTAACCGAGAAGAACGCAAAGTGCAGTATCATGAGTTACGCACTCAATTGATTGAACAATTAACTCAATCAGGTATAGAATTTGAACTAAATGGAAATAAAGAAAACCAATTAGAACATATCATGAGTCTATGGATCAAGCATGTTTCTTCAGAGCAGTTATTAATGAGTTTAGATTTAGCCGGCATAGCTGTTTCAGCCGGTTCAGCATGTACGGCTGGAAATATTGACCCAAGTCATGTCTTACTTGCTATGTATGGAGAAAAAAGTCCTATTGTTGGAGAAACGATCCGTGTGAGCTTTGGGCTTGGAACTACATCTGAACAAATCACTTATTTAGCTGAACAACTGATAAAAATTAGTTTAAGGTTGAAGAGATAAAATAGAAAAAAAGAGCTTGAGTTAGATAGGTTCCTTTTAGAGTAGACCAACTATTTTTAGAGTCTGCTTAACAGGTTTACTTCAGCTATCTAGCTCTTTTTTTATAGATAAGGATATAGTGACTATGTTATAGTAGAAAATGAAAAGGGTTACGATTAAGAAGAGAAGTGAGGGAACGGTATGGCATTTGAAAAGAAAGCAACTTTACAAGGATCAACTGAATCGTTTAAAGTGAATCCCAATGCAAAAAAATATACATTAAGAGATAATGGATTTGAAGAAACGACTAAAGGGAATTTTCAATTTACTCGAACGATGGATGCTGATCCAACGAATAAACAAAGTGTAAAATTAAAAATTGTAGTTACTGATGATTTAGCACAACTAAAAATTTCGACAACAACAGGTAATGGATTGCGAACAGTTAACATCTACAATGGAGCTGCCTATGCAGCTATTCGCGAAAAAGTAGATTTCACTTTTCATGACCTTATTGAATGTGGAGTATTAGAAAAAGTATAAAAATGATAAAATTTTAAATTAATTAGCAATAGGAGAGGTACTTCATGAAGATGAATTCGTCTCCTATTTGGGTTGAGCGACTTGATTTCTGACTAAAAGTTAGTATAATGATAAAGACTGGAAAAATGCGACCTTCAAATCGTAAAGATTTTCAGAATCTATTTGAAATGATGGTGATGTAATGAAAGACAATAGCAAGACTCGTGTTGTAGTCGGCATGAGTGGAGGCGTTGATTCATCCGTTACAGCTTTATTGTTAAAACAACAAGGCTATGATGTGGTGGGTATTTTTATGAAAAACTGGGATGATACAGATGAGTTTGGTATGTGTACAGCGACGGAAGATTATAATGATGTTGCGCTAGTAGCTAATCAAATTGGAATTCCATATTATTCTATTAACTTTGAAAAACAATATTGGGATAAAGTTTTTACCTACTTTTTAGAAGAGTATAAAAAAGGCCGTACGCCTAACCCAGATGTTATGTGTAATAAAGAAATCAAATTTAAAGCTTTCTTAGATTACGCTATCGAACTAGGCGCAGATTATGTGGCTACTGGACATTACGCTCAAGTAGAACGAGATGAAAATGGCGTTACTCATATGTTAAGAGGCGTAGATAACAATAAAGATCAAACTTACTTCTTAAATCAATTATCGCAAGAACAATTGGCTAAAACGTTATTTCCTCTTGGCGGCATGCAAAAGCCAGAAGTACGTAGAATCGCTGAAGAAGCAGGATTAGCTACTGCTAAGAAAAAAGACTCTACAGGTGTTTGCTTTATTGGAGAACGTGATTTCAAAAAATTCTTAATGACTTATTTACCGGCACAACCAGGTAAAATGATGACAGTAGATGGGGAAATAAAAGGGCAACATGATGGATTGATGTATTACACTATCGGCCAACGTCAAGGGTTAGGTATTGGCGGCGGAGGCAAATCAAGTGATCCTTGGTTTGTTATTGGGAAAGATCTAGAAACCAATACGTTGTATGTAGGACAAGGTTTTAATCATGAATGGCTGCTTGCTACTCATTTAGAAGCTTCTGACCTTCATTTTACAATAAATGAAGAAAAACCTCGTTCATTTAAATGTACAGCTAAATTCCGTTACCGCCAAGCTGATACCGGTGTTACGGTTCACTTGAACGAAGATGGAACAGCAGCTACTGTTGAATTTGACGAACCAGTACGCGCAATCACTCCTGGACAAGCAGTTGTTTTTTATGACGGCATGGAATGTTTAGGCGGCGGTACGATTGATGCAGCTTACAACGAAACAAGAGAATTGCAATACGTTTAAAAAAATCATTGATTTCAAAAAAGCTAGGGCTTGCCCTAGCTTTTTTGTTGTACATAGGAAAGAAATAAAACAAAGGCATCAATCAGTAGAATCCAATGGGATTTTGGTGTAAAATAATAGAAGTTGCAAAAAGGAGGAAGTAAGTATGGAACGAAACCATAAAGCTTTTCAGTTATGGGAACAAGGCGAATTTAATCAAGCCATTCAATTACTTATGGAAGAAATCAATGATAATCCTGACAATAGTGACAGTTATTATAATTTAGCAACCATGTTTATTTTAGGTCATAAATATGATGATGCAAAAGCAATACTAGAAACGGCAATTGAAAAGTATCCTAACGATTCCATTTTCATTTATGCGTTTGGAAACCTTTATTATGAATTAGAGAACTATCAAGTTTCATTAAACTATTTTGAACAAGTAACCCAATTCCAAGAGACTCCGTTAAAAAAAGACGCTATGGTGATGATTGGACAAAATTATTTAGCCTTAGATCAATCAAAGAAAGCCTTGGTTTATTTTTTGAGTGCGTATGAAGAAGATAAATTGGATATGACGTTAATTTTATTAATAGGCAATACATTAATGCAAGTCGGCTCATTCCAAGAAGCCAAAAAGTACTTTGAGTTAAGCATGGAACAAGCTCCGCAAAATGATGAAGCTTGGTTTAAAAGAGGAGTAGTCGGAATGGTTTTAGAAGAAGATCTCAATATTTTTCAATCATTCTTTAATAAATCAAAAGAGTTGAATCCAAGTAGATATGAAGAGCGAATCCAACAGCTAACAGCTATAGAAAGTATAGTGAAGAACCAAAAAGATGTCGAATAGTTAAAAACCAATTAAGATAGAAAGGATGGATGAGAAAATTGGCTTTACAAGAGAATCTAGATTTGTTTGAAAAAGAACCACCTTATTTTGTAGGGCAAGTTGTTGCAATTTTCTATCAGAATCCGACAAACTTTTATAAAGTATTGCTGACACGAGTCATTGAGACAAATAGTTCTTTTACAGAAAAAGAAATTGTCATTACGGGTAACTTTGGACAAATCCAAGAAGAAGAAAACTATCGCTTTTTTGGTCAATTGATTGAGCATCCTAAATTCGGTATGCAGTTTAATGCAGAACGTTATCGACAAGAAAAACCAACTTCTGCTGAAGGTGTGATTGCTTATCTTTCAAGTGATAAATTTCCAGGGATCGGAAAAAAAACAGCTGAAACGATCGTTGATCTTCTAGGGGAAGATGCGATTGATCAAATTAATGCAGACGAGACCGTCTTAGCTAAAATACCTGGATTAAATAGTAAGAAGAGAGAAGTAATCGTTGATACTATCCGTTCAAGTAATGGAATGGAGAAAATAATTATTGGGTTAAATGATTTTGGCTTCGGAAGTCGATTAGCTTATACGATTTACCAAACGTATCAAGAAGAGACTTTAGAAGTTATCCAAGAGAATCCTTATCGCTTAATAGAAGATGTTGAAAATGTAGGATTTAAAAAAGCAGATGCGATCGCAGAGAACCTTGGTTTTGCAGCGGATTCTCCAGGACGTATTCAAGCGGGAATCTTATTTTCATTAAATGAGTTGTGTCTTAGTGAAGGCAATACGTATACATTAGCAGAGCCTTTATTAAGAGAAACGATAAAAGTATTAGAAGAAAGCCGGTCATTTATTATTGAACCGGATCTAGTAGCAAAAGAATTACTAAAATTGATTGAAGAAAATAAACTGATTGAAGATAATCATAAGCTGTATATTAATTCATTGTATGCTGCAGAATGGGGTATCGCTACTTCTGTCAAACGTTTGATGGAAAATAGTGAAAAAATTCAATATTCTGGTCATAATATCAAAAAAGAAATACGTAAAATGGAAAAAAGATTGGGAATCCAATATGGGCAATCACAAGTAGAAGCCATTGAAGAAGCTCTCATTTCACCATTATTCATTTTAACTGGTGGTCCAGGAACCGGAAAAACAACCGTATTGAATGGAATCGTAAATTTATTCGCAGAACTAAACGGTTTGTCTCTAGAAATTGAAGATTACCACGATAAGATTTTTCCTATTCTTTTAGCTGCACCAACAGGGCGTGCAGCTAAAAGAATGAATGAGTCTACTGGACTGCCCAGTAGCACGATCCATCGACTCCTTGGGTTGAATGGTCAAGAAAAACCAAGCGCTGAACTTTCTGATCGTGAACTAGAGGGTGGATTGTTGATCGTTGATGAAATGTCAATGGTTGACACGTGGTTAGCTAATCAATTGTTAAGAGCTGTACCACAAAATATGCAAGTTATATTTGTTGGGGATAAAGATCAGTTGCCTTCTGTTGGACCAGGACAGGTTTTGCATGATCTTATTCATGCAAAACAAATTCCTAGCAGAGAATTAACCGAAATCTATCGTCAAGATGATGGTTCGTCAATTATTTCTTTAGCTCATGCAATAAAAGAAGGTAAATTACCTGCAGATTTTACTAAGAATAAAAAAGATCGTTCTTTTTTTCAATGCAATACTTATCAAATTGAACCTGTCATCCGCCAGGTAGTGGAAAGAGCTAAGGATAAAGGGTTCACTGCTCAAGACATTCAAGTTTTAGCACCTATGTATAGAGGACCGGCTGGAATAGATGCCTTGAATAAAATGATGCAAGAAATATTTAATCCAAATCCTTCAGGCAGACGAAAAGAAGTCAAATTTAATGACAAAAATTATCGGATTGGAGATAAAGTCTTACAATTGGTGAATTATCCAGAGATGAATGTCTTTAATGGCGACATGGGAGAAATCACTGGTATCAATTTAGCGAAAGAAACCGAAGACAAAGTGGATGAGATCGTTATTCAATTTGATGCAAATGAAGTCGTCTATAAACGAAATGAATGGATAAAAATCACGTTAGCCTATTGTTGTTCAATTCATAAATCGCAAGGTTCGGAGTTCAAAATGGTTATCTTACCAATGGTACAAAACTATCATCGGATGTTAAGACGTGACTTGCTATACACTGCCATTACAAGAAGTAGTGAGTTGCTTATTCTATGTGGTGAACCGAACGCTTTTGAAGAAAGTGTAAGCAAATCATCAGCTACTAGACTAACAACATTAGCAGAGCGGTTACTAGGTGATGAGCTGCTACCTAGAGAAAGTAATGCAGAACCTGTTGGTATTAAAGAAGCTACGGCAATAGAAACAAAGACGTCTACTAATGACGCTGATTCTACCCAGTTGTCTTTGATAGAAGATAAAAAAGAACCAAAAAATTACAAACTAACAATTGAAATGATCCAATCTAATGCTATCGACCCAATGATCGGCATGGAAGGAATCGTACCGCATAACTAAAAAAACGTTCCAGAAGAATTCACTTCTGAAACGTTTTTTTAATGGTGGTCGGCTTAATGCCAAAAATAACGAGAACTGGTGTGAAGGGTAAAATCGATTGACTGATACGTCAATTCTTCGCCATCTGCATTTGAATCAATTGTTCGAGTTGTTTTAAGTGAGAGTGTTTTTGATTGTGAGTAATAAACATCTTTATGATTGAGGTGTTTTTCTCCAGTAATCATCAAACTGAATAGATAAAGAATTTTCAAAAATGGAAGTTTGGGTAAAATAATCAAATCTAATTTACCATCTACTTGAGATGCTTTAGGTGAAACAGGAATACCTCCGCCAAAATAAGGGTGATTGTTTACAATAACTAAAAAAGCATCCTCAAATTGTTTCTTTTTGCCATCAATTATAATAGTCAGGGGAAAAGAAGCTTGTTTGAAAAAAACTTGAATGAAACAAGCAAGGTAAACAAGTGAATTCAATCCGATTTTATTTAAAAATGGTTTAGAAGGAGAGTGATTAGCTTTTTTGACAATTGCCGCATCAAAACCGATCCCAACATTGTTTACGGCATAGCCTGTACTATTTTGATGATGATCAAGGTATTGAAGGACATCTATTTTCTTTGGCTGATCAGCAGCTAAAATTTGCTCTAGCGCTTTTACAGGATTTTTTGGTATGCCGTTGCCACGCGCAAAATCGTTTCCGGAACCCGAAGGAATATAGCCCAATGGAAGATGAGCAAATTCTTCTCCTAAACCTAAGAAGGCTTCGTGTAAAGTACCATCTCCTCCGATTATAATGATTAATTGGGACAAGGCTGGATTTTGAGTTATTTTTTGTGCTAAAGAATGAACTAATTTAATGGTATGCCCAGGATAAACTGACTTATATAATTCAATTGAGAGGCGTTTATTTGTTAACGTTTGGATCACTTGTTGACTGATTTTTTTTCCTCTTCCTGAACCTGAACATTCGTTTATAACAAGGTGATAGTGTTCTATTGTAGACATGAGTACTCCTTTGAATGGCATTTGTATTATTTGGGTCAATTTCCATTATAAACCAAATAAAAATTAAATTTTCAGAAAATTTATGAGAAAATAGTAAAAGTCTGCTATAACGTAGCTTGAAGTGTTAGAATAAACAAGGATTTTGTTTCATGTTGTAGGAAGGATGAACGTTTTGAAGAAAAAATTAATGTCAAATAAATATACATTAGGTGCAATTGATATTTTGTACATAGTCGTAGGCTCTTTCATTGCTGCTGTTTCTTTTAACGCGTTCTTGTTGCCTAATTTAATTGTTTCGGGCGGCATCAGTGGAGTAAGTATGATTACAAGCAATGTGTTCAATTGGGATCCTTCTATTGTCCAGTTAGCTTTTAATATTCCTTTGCTTTTGATTTGTTTCATTTTCTTTGGAAAAGAAGCTGGCTACAAAACAATTTTAGGAAGTTTGATTTTGCCAGCTTTTATAGGCATGCTTGATTTTATGGAACCATGGACCGATACGCCTTTGTTGGCTGCTTTATTTGGAGGGATTGTTACAGGAATTGGATTAGGTATAGTCTTCAGAGCTAAAGCTTCAACTGGAGGCACTAGTATTGTGGCTCAAGTGATACATGAGTATCTAAAATTGCCATTAGGTATGAGTATGGCATTGATTGATGGTTTAGTCATTGTAGGTGCATTACTTGTTTTTGATGGAGAAGTTGTTATGTATTCTATCATTTCACTTTTTGTGATCAGTCGTACGATTGACGTTGTTCAAGTTGGGTTTAATCATTCTAAGAATGTTATGATTATTTCTGAATACCCTTCTGAAGTAAAACAAGCCATATTTGACACGGTGAATCGTGGAGTGACCAACTTGGGTATTAAAGGCGGCTATGGAAATTCAGATAAAGAAATGTTGATGTGTGTCGTTGCTGAACAAGAATTTACTCTTTTAAAAGACACGATTTTAGATGTAGATGAAAATGCCTTTGTGGTTGCTATGAGTGCAAGTGAAGTATGGGGCCGTGGTTTTACACTTGCTAAAGAGAAGCCAATTGTTTAAAGGTTTCCAGAGGAAATATTCGTTTAATAGATTGACAATTTAGATAACTTCTCCTATACTTTAAACGTACTAAGGATAAATTCATTTGATCTCTTGTTTAAAGAAAAGTTTTCCTAGGCTGAAAGAAAACTAACAATATTAAATCAATGCTCCCTTATTGAAATAGTAGAAATACTATCGTTTCTCACGTTATCGAGACTTAAGAGGTAATGAACGGTCGAATGACATCATTGCAAACAAGGTGGTACCGCGATTATTTTCGTCCTTGTCTGGCAATGTTGTTGTTGGACTTTTTTTGTACTTATTTTTTTAAAAATATAAGCTTTTAAATTTGAAGGGAAGAATAAATTAATGAAAAAATTAGCAAGTAACGAAGTTCGTCAATTGTTTTTAGATTTTTTTGAATCAAAAGGTCATAAAGTAGAACCTAGTGCATCACTAGTGCCTTTTGAAGATCCAACACTGTTATGGATCAATTCTGGTGTTGCTACCTTAAAAAAATATTTTGACGGATCTGTTGTACCAGAAAATCCAAGAATTACAAATGCACAAAAAAGTATACGTACAAATGATATTGAGAATGTAGGGAAAACGGCTCGTCATCATACGCTATTTGAAATGCTTGGAAATTTCTCAATTGGAGATTATTTCAAAGAAGAAGCTATTGAGTGGGCATGGGAATTTTTAACAGAAGAAAAATGGTTAGGCTTAGATCCAGATAAATTGTATGTGACAGTTTATCCAGAAGATACAGATACTAAAAAAATCTGGAAAGAAAAAGTCGGATTAACAGATGATCATATCGTAGATGTAGCAGATAATTTTTGGGATATTGGTGCTGGCCCAAGTGGTCCCGATTCAGAAATATTCTATGACCGTGGAGAAGCGTTCAATGACCTAGCTGAAGATGACCCAGAAAACTATCCTGGTGGAGAAAATGAACGCTGGTTAGAAATTTGGAATTTAGTATTTTCAGAATTCAATCATAAACCAGATGATACGTATGAACCATTACCAAATAAAAATATTGATACAGGTATGGGATTAGAACGTGTTGTGTCTATTTTGCAAGATGCACCGACAAACTTTGAAACAGATTTATTTATGCCAATCATTGAAAAAGTAGAAGTATTGAGCAAAGTTAAAAAATATGGTGAAGATTCAATAGACGATATTTCTTTTAAAGTTATTGCAGATCATGTTCGTGCGGTAAGTTTTGCTATCGGAGATGGTGCATTACCATCTAATGAAGGACGTGGGTATGTATTGCGTCGCTTGTTGCGTCGTGCAGTTATGCACGGGAAAAAATTGGGTATTGATGAAGCTTTCTTATTTAAGCTAGTTCCTATTGTAGGTTCTATTATGAACAGCCATTATCCAGAAATAGTGGAACAAGAAGAATTCATTGTTAAAGTGATTAAAAATGAAGAAGAACGATTCCATGAAACCATTAATGATGGTTTAACAATCTTAAATGAACGAATGAGTGAACTAAAAGAAAAAGGCGAAAAAAGAATCGCCGGCGCTGATATTTTTAAGTTATATGACACTTACGGATTCCCAGTTGAATTAACAGAAGAGTTTGCTCAAGATGAAGGTTTTGAAGTAGACCATGAAGGTTTTGAGAAGGAAATGACTGCTCAAAGAGAACGTGCACGTGCAGCACGAAGCGATGAAAAATCAATGGGTGTGCAAACGAAACTATTCAATGATTTGAAAGAAGAAAGTCTATTTGTTGGATACAATAAAACAAAAGAATTGGGTAGATTAGAAGTTATTGCGACAGATGATGAGATTAAATCAACAATAGAAGCTGGTCAAAAAGCTCGATTAATTTTTGATAAAACGCCTTTTTATGCTGAAATGGGTGGTCAAGTTGCCGATAAAGGAGTTATTAAAAATGATTCAGGTAAGACAGTTGCAAAAGTTGTAGATGTTAAAAAAGCTCCAGCAGGACAACCGTTACACACAGTAGAAGTAATGGAAGTTCTTACTGTAGGAGAAACATATGAGTTGGCTGTCGATGAAGCATTAAGAAATAGAATCACTAGAAACCACACAGCAACACATTTACTGCACCAAGCATTAAAAGATATTTTAGGGGAGCATGCGAACCAATCTGGTTCCTTAGTAACAGCTGGTCATTTACGTTTTGACTTTACTCATTTTGGTCAAATCACTCAAAAAGAATTAGATGAGATGGAACAAATCGTAAATGAAAAAATATGGGAATCCATCCCAGTTGTAACAGTAGAAACAGATATTGCAAAAGCGAAAGAAATGGGTGCAATGGCATTATTCGGTGAAAAATATGGGGATAAGGTCCGCGTTGTAAATGTTGGCGACTATTCTATTGAATTATGCGGTGGAGTACATGTCGGCAATACGAGTGAAATTGGTATCTTTAAAATTACTTCTGAATCAGGAATAGGTGCCGGTGTTCGTAGAATTGAAGCTGTAACAAGTGAAGCTGCATATAAATTAGTACAAACCGAACAAAAACAGTTGAATGAAGTAGCTGCATTAGTAAAAGCACAACAAACTCAAGATGTAATCACTAAAGTGCAACAATTGCAAAATGAATTAAAAGAAATTCAAAAAGAAAATGAATCCTTGCAAGCGAAATTAGCTAATGATCAAGCAGGCGACATTTTTAAAGATGTAAAAGAAGTAAATGGGATTACTGTTGTTGCTGCTAAAGTTGATGTGAAAGATATGAACCAATTACGTCAATTAGCAGATCAGTGGAAACAACAAGCTGTATCAAATGTTTTAGCATTAGGTTTTGCTAAAGATGGAAAAGTTAACTTGCTAACAGCTATTGATGCTGAAACGATCAAAAAAGGATTTAAAGCAGGGGATCTTATTAAAACGATTGCTCCACTTGTTGGCGGAGGTGGCGGAGGTCGTCCTGATATGGCACAAGCTGGTGGTAAGAATCCAGCAGGTTTGCCTGAGGCTTTAGAAAAAGTTTCAGAATGGATCAAAGAAAAAGCATAAAACAGTATTCACTTTTCAAAAAAATGTTTATATAGAAAAAAATATGACCTTGGCAATAGTCTTGGTCTTGTTTTTTTTGAAAACAAAGAATTTCTATAGTTCCTTTCTGATAATCATTGTAGTTTGAAGTGCTTTCTTGTAAAATAAGAATAGATGTTACAGAAATCGAGGTGTAGACCATGAGTTCAACAGATGAAACAGTACGTTTTAACGTGGGTGACAATAGTGAAAAAAGTGTAAAAGAAACTTTGAGCCTAGTATATGATGCTTTAGAAGAAAAGGGATACAATCCAATTAATCAAATTGTTGGCTACTTGCTATCAGGAGACCCTGCTTATATTCCACGTCATAAAGATGCTCGAAATTTAATTAGACGCCATGAACGTGACGAAATTGTTGAAGAAATCGTTAAGACCTATTTGAAAGAGAGTGGACCTAAAGCTTAATGAGAACAATGGGATTAGATGTTGGTTCCAAAACTGTTGGTGTAGCCGTTAGTGACCCTTTTGGCTGGACAGCACAAGGAATTGAGATCGTTAAAATAAATGAAGCACAAGAAGAATACGGAATTGATCGTATTGGTGAATTAATTAAAATTCACGAAGTAACAAAAGTGGTTATTGGACTGCCAAAGAATATGAATAACTCAATCGGTCCTCGAGCAGAAGCGTCTATTCATTATGCAAAATTGATTGAAGATACATTTGGACTGCCCGTTGTCTTACAAGACGAACGACTAACGACTGTTCAAGCTGAAAGAATGCTGATTGAAGAAGGAAATACTTCTAGAGCAAAAAGAAAGAAAGTTATTGATAAACTTGCTGCAGTGATGATTCTTCAAAATTATTTGAATCAAAATCAAAACTAGCAATTCAATGGATTGTACGCTAAAATAGAGAATGAAACTTATCACATAATTAAAGGAGTGTTGACCAATGTCACATGACCACAATCACGATCACGACCATGAGCACGATCATGATCATGAACATATTACTTTAGTAGACGAACAAGGTAATGAACAATTATATGAAATCTTATTTACTTTTGATTCAGATGACTATGGTAAATCATATGTCTTTGT from the Carnobacterium inhibens subsp. inhibens DSM 13024 genome contains:
- a CDS encoding tetratricopeptide repeat protein, yielding MERNHKAFQLWEQGEFNQAIQLLMEEINDNPDNSDSYYNLATMFILGHKYDDAKAILETAIEKYPNDSIFIYAFGNLYYELENYQVSLNYFEQVTQFQETPLKKDAMVMIGQNYLALDQSKKALVYFLSAYEEDKLDMTLILLIGNTLMQVGSFQEAKKYFELSMEQAPQNDEAWFKRGVVGMVLEEDLNIFQSFFNKSKELNPSRYEERIQQLTAIESIVKNQKDVE
- the mnmA gene encoding tRNA 2-thiouridine(34) synthase MnmA encodes the protein MKDNSKTRVVVGMSGGVDSSVTALLLKQQGYDVVGIFMKNWDDTDEFGMCTATEDYNDVALVANQIGIPYYSINFEKQYWDKVFTYFLEEYKKGRTPNPDVMCNKEIKFKAFLDYAIELGADYVATGHYAQVERDENGVTHMLRGVDNNKDQTYFLNQLSQEQLAKTLFPLGGMQKPEVRRIAEEAGLATAKKKDSTGVCFIGERDFKKFLMTYLPAQPGKMMTVDGEIKGQHDGLMYYTIGQRQGLGIGGGGKSSDPWFVIGKDLETNTLYVGQGFNHEWLLATHLEASDLHFTINEEKPRSFKCTAKFRYRQADTGVTVHLNEDGTAATVEFDEPVRAITPGQAVVFYDGMECLGGGTIDAAYNETRELQYV
- a CDS encoding cysteine desulfurase; this translates as MAFEKKATLQGSTESFKVNPNAKKYTLRDNGFEETTKGNFQFTRTMDADPTNKQSVKLKIVVTDDLAQLKISTTTGNGLRTVNIYNGAAYAAIREKVDFTFHDLIECGVLEKV
- the recD2 gene encoding SF1B family DNA helicase RecD2, which translates into the protein MFEKEPPYFVGQVVAIFYQNPTNFYKVLLTRVIETNSSFTEKEIVITGNFGQIQEEENYRFFGQLIEHPKFGMQFNAERYRQEKPTSAEGVIAYLSSDKFPGIGKKTAETIVDLLGEDAIDQINADETVLAKIPGLNSKKREVIVDTIRSSNGMEKIIIGLNDFGFGSRLAYTIYQTYQEETLEVIQENPYRLIEDVENVGFKKADAIAENLGFAADSPGRIQAGILFSLNELCLSEGNTYTLAEPLLRETIKVLEESRSFIIEPDLVAKELLKLIEENKLIEDNHKLYINSLYAAEWGIATSVKRLMENSEKIQYSGHNIKKEIRKMEKRLGIQYGQSQVEAIEEALISPLFILTGGPGTGKTTVLNGIVNLFAELNGLSLEIEDYHDKIFPILLAAPTGRAAKRMNESTGLPSSTIHRLLGLNGQEKPSAELSDRELEGGLLIVDEMSMVDTWLANQLLRAVPQNMQVIFVGDKDQLPSVGPGQVLHDLIHAKQIPSRELTEIYRQDDGSSIISLAHAIKEGKLPADFTKNKKDRSFFQCNTYQIEPVIRQVVERAKDKGFTAQDIQVLAPMYRGPAGIDALNKMMQEIFNPNPSGRRKEVKFNDKNYRIGDKVLQLVNYPEMNVFNGDMGEITGINLAKETEDKVDEIVIQFDANEVVYKRNEWIKITLAYCCSIHKSQGSEFKMVILPMVQNYHRMLRRDLLYTAITRSSELLILCGEPNAFEESVSKSSATRLTTLAERLLGDELLPRESNAEPVGIKEATAIETKTSTNDADSTQLSLIEDKKEPKNYKLTIEMIQSNAIDPMIGMEGIVPHN
- a CDS encoding cysteine desulfurase family protein, which gives rise to MEKMYFDHAATSPVHPEAIEVVYEAMKNHYGNASSIHNYGRDSRRIVDNARVVFAKSIGAKPNEIIITSGGTESDNTAIIETALKRQQEGKHIITSMVEHHAVLRPMEYLETLGFEVTYLPVDEKGQVDPNLVRANLRPDTILVSIMYANNEVGTVMDIAEIGAVIDENESTAYFHTDAVQAYGTEDIDVKRDHIDLLSVSGHKINGPKGIGFLYVNETIHLPSFMLGGEQEKKHRAGTENIPAISGLQKAVEISQLNREERKVQYHELRTQLIEQLTQSGIEFELNGNKENQLEHIMSLWIKHVSSEQLLMSLDLAGIAVSAGSACTAGNIDPSHVLLAMYGEKSPIVGETIRVSFGLGTTSEQITYLAEQLIKISLRLKR
- a CDS encoding diacylglycerol/lipid kinase family protein, yielding MSTIEHYHLVINECSGSGRGKKISQQVIQTLTNKRLSIELYKSVYPGHTIKLVHSLAQKITQNPALSQLIIIIGGDGTLHEAFLGLGEEFAHLPLGYIPSGSGNDFARGNGIPKNPVKALEQILAADQPKKIDVLQYLDHHQNSTGYAVNNVGIGFDAAIVKKANHSPSKPFLNKIGLNSLVYLACFIQVFFKQASFPLTIIIDGKKKQFEDAFLVIVNNHPYFGGGIPVSPKASQVDGKLDLIILPKLPFLKILYLFSLMITGEKHLNHKDVYYSQSKTLSLKTTRTIDSNADGEELTYQSIDFTLHTSSRYFWH
- a CDS encoding YitT family protein, which produces MNVLKKKLMSNKYTLGAIDILYIVVGSFIAAVSFNAFLLPNLIVSGGISGVSMITSNVFNWDPSIVQLAFNIPLLLICFIFFGKEAGYKTILGSLILPAFIGMLDFMEPWTDTPLLAALFGGIVTGIGLGIVFRAKASTGGTSIVAQVIHEYLKLPLGMSMALIDGLVIVGALLVFDGEVVMYSIISLFVISRTIDVVQVGFNHSKNVMIISEYPSEVKQAIFDTVNRGVTNLGIKGGYGNSDKEMLMCVVAEQEFTLLKDTILDVDENAFVVAMSASEVWGRGFTLAKEKPIV